One genomic segment of Tumebacillus amylolyticus includes these proteins:
- a CDS encoding ABC transporter ATP-binding protein — MSQPNQPILRVEDLNMHFPVKKGLRTLGTVRAVDGLSFDLHQGETLALVGESGCGKSTTGRAVLRLIEATGGSIQFQGEEVRNMSRSRLFQLRREMQIVFQDAYSFLNPRLTIGESILEAMEVHGLHTKEQRADKLSELLQIVGLNDSYAGRYPHELSGGQRQRIGIARALSLHPKVIVADEPVSALDVSVQSQVLNLFQDLKEKFGLSYLFISHDLSVVRHVADRVAVMYLGKIVETGTSDELFASPLHPYTKALLSAVPQPEVAVASERVILQGEVPSPMNPPSGCAFHTRCPIATQLCKQKTPALEPAADGHLVACHYAEAEVQA; from the coding sequence ATGAGCCAGCCGAACCAACCGATTCTACGCGTCGAGGATCTGAACATGCACTTCCCCGTCAAAAAAGGCCTCCGCACCCTCGGCACCGTTCGCGCCGTCGACGGATTGTCCTTCGACCTGCACCAAGGCGAAACGCTCGCACTGGTCGGGGAGTCGGGCTGTGGGAAATCAACCACCGGCCGCGCCGTGCTCCGTCTGATCGAAGCGACGGGGGGCTCGATTCAATTCCAAGGCGAAGAAGTGCGCAACATGTCCCGCTCTCGGCTGTTTCAACTGCGCCGTGAGATGCAGATCGTGTTCCAAGACGCGTACTCGTTTCTCAACCCGCGCCTGACGATTGGCGAGTCGATTCTCGAAGCGATGGAAGTCCACGGTCTGCATACCAAGGAGCAACGTGCCGACAAACTCTCCGAACTTCTGCAAATCGTCGGTCTCAACGATTCCTACGCAGGTCGTTACCCGCATGAACTCTCCGGCGGGCAACGTCAGCGCATCGGGATCGCCCGCGCCCTGTCTCTGCATCCGAAAGTGATCGTCGCCGACGAGCCGGTGTCGGCGCTCGACGTCTCGGTCCAATCGCAAGTGCTGAACCTCTTCCAAGACCTCAAGGAAAAATTCGGCCTGTCCTACCTGTTCATCTCGCACGACCTCTCCGTCGTTCGTCATGTGGCAGACCGAGTCGCCGTGATGTACCTTGGGAAAATCGTCGAGACGGGCACGTCCGACGAGCTTTTTGCGAGCCCGTTGCATCCGTATACGAAAGCGTTGCTTTCGGCGGTGCCTCAACCGGAGGTCGCGGTGGCTTCGGAGCGGGTGATCTTGCAAGGCGAAGTGCCAAGCCCGATGAACCCGCCGTCCGGGTGCGCGTTCCATACTCGTTGCCCGATTGCAACGCAGCTGTGCAAGCAAAAAACGCCCGCGTTGGAACCCGCCGCGGACGGTCATCTCGTCGCCTGCCATTATGCAGAGGCGGAGGTGCAGGCATGA
- a CDS encoding helix-turn-helix domain-containing protein gives MTELGLLIKLHRELKGWNQKELAEKADVSPATISGTENGRFVPTPTVLHRVAVELNVPFHKLASQIPAPKLNTLLEVAALYLYNRDTYHALELVHRIRTEEYPLQEYQLDELTCIEASALTIWSASRMEAIETLYSLSHKMKGSPLLSMRVQNALGVAWHWHSDYVTAVHHFRSAIEIMNNFPTPEAHFQAPPLINIGDCLRWLGRYREAIPYIEQAIPLMIQSRNIMSIGACYFNLAHCYVHLGDIPNATIAYLDAIPYFEAAKAKWFTMRCRSNIYFYNPELVEEAISVLEEEARELQDEIPPKDIAFITTRIAKIHVDRQEFAEAEAAFEKVAAMLNDSPQTAEQAYFLMNYAKYFFAREDYETASHYAFEAADLYASLRLLHADLQESLRIGKEAVLRLRKADGGLS, from the coding sequence ATGACAGAGCTTGGACTCCTCATCAAACTTCACCGCGAACTGAAAGGCTGGAACCAAAAGGAGCTCGCCGAAAAAGCAGACGTGTCGCCCGCGACGATCTCCGGGACCGAAAACGGGCGGTTCGTTCCGACGCCCACCGTGTTGCATCGAGTCGCCGTCGAATTGAACGTGCCGTTCCACAAACTAGCCTCCCAAATCCCCGCCCCTAAACTGAACACGCTGTTGGAGGTTGCGGCGCTTTATTTGTACAACCGAGATACCTACCATGCGTTGGAACTCGTACACCGCATTCGCACGGAAGAGTACCCGTTGCAAGAATATCAACTCGACGAGCTCACCTGTATTGAAGCTTCCGCGTTGACCATCTGGTCTGCTTCACGTATGGAGGCGATTGAGACCCTGTATTCTCTCTCTCACAAAATGAAAGGGTCCCCTCTGCTGTCCATGCGTGTGCAGAACGCGCTCGGTGTTGCCTGGCATTGGCATTCCGATTATGTGACCGCGGTGCATCATTTTAGGAGTGCGATTGAAATCATGAACAACTTCCCGACGCCCGAAGCGCATTTCCAAGCGCCGCCCCTCATCAACATCGGGGATTGCTTGCGTTGGTTGGGTCGATACCGGGAAGCGATCCCCTATATCGAACAAGCGATTCCACTGATGATCCAAAGCCGCAACATCATGTCGATCGGCGCTTGTTACTTCAATCTGGCGCACTGTTACGTGCATCTAGGGGATATCCCAAACGCGACGATTGCCTACCTTGATGCCATTCCCTACTTTGAAGCGGCGAAGGCAAAGTGGTTCACGATGCGTTGCCGCAGCAACATCTACTTTTACAATCCCGAGCTTGTAGAGGAAGCCATCTCTGTATTAGAAGAAGAAGCTCGGGAGTTGCAGGACGAGATACCGCCCAAAGACATTGCGTTTATCACCACCCGTATCGCCAAAATCCACGTTGACCGTCAGGAATTCGCAGAGGCCGAAGCTGCATTTGAAAAAGTGGCCGCGATGTTGAACGACTCCCCTCAGACCGCAGAACAGGCGTATTTCTTGATGAACTACGCGAAGTATTTTTTTGCTAGAGAAGACTATGAGACAGCCAGCCACTATGCATTTGAAGCTGCGGATCTGTACGCGTCGTTGCGCCTCCTCCACGCCGATTTGCAAGAATCGCTTCGCATCGGTAAGGAAGCCGTCCTCCGCCTGCGCAAAGCGGATGGAGGCCTCTCATGA
- a CDS encoding helix-turn-helix domain-containing protein gives MNLGPKIKTYREAKGWNQKELAEKADVSPSTISALENDRFTPSPELIQRIAHAMGLPLQELSERATELTLEAKFNLVRLHLHRHHDTQALDELTRIQEREALLDEQQDEWMLLQATALLSQPDRLPAIEKLYALVYKLERAPQLNHVFVARVQSTLGDGWALNGDFVTAVHHYKRGLEVLNRLTTPDSLLLAHLHFRLAVCSQVLRHDDEAMDSIRESVDLYNSCATPESMAEMFAQLADSYLQGGDPVQAAAAYQKAVASYNLAGHVRGAVRAQGFEAFHKEGRLPEEVLPFLQRELDALRHPLEQALLHTRIAKIHLDLQDLPNAKQALEKAEVLSADAPASGERAYTLLIKAMYLLEAGEYESACDCAFAASDIYVTLPYYHTNLKESLRIGKEAVLRLRKGDGGLS, from the coding sequence ATGAACCTCGGACCCAAAATCAAAACCTACCGCGAAGCCAAAGGCTGGAACCAAAAGGAACTCGCGGAAAAAGCCGACGTGTCCCCGTCGACGATCTCCGCTCTCGAAAACGACCGCTTCACTCCGTCTCCCGAACTCATTCAACGAATCGCCCATGCGATGGGACTGCCTCTGCAGGAGTTGTCGGAGCGTGCGACCGAACTGACGCTGGAAGCGAAGTTCAACCTCGTCCGGCTGCATCTGCACCGCCACCACGACACGCAAGCGTTGGATGAGCTGACTCGCATCCAAGAGCGGGAAGCGCTGCTTGATGAGCAACAGGACGAATGGATGCTCTTGCAAGCCACCGCGCTGCTGAGCCAACCCGACCGCTTGCCCGCCATCGAAAAGCTCTACGCGCTGGTGTACAAATTGGAACGCGCCCCGCAACTCAACCATGTCTTCGTCGCCCGCGTGCAAAGTACGCTGGGCGACGGATGGGCGCTTAACGGAGACTTCGTGACCGCCGTGCATCATTACAAGCGCGGACTTGAAGTGTTGAACCGCCTCACGACTCCGGATTCGCTGTTGCTTGCCCATTTGCACTTCCGTCTGGCGGTCTGTTCCCAAGTTCTGCGTCATGATGACGAAGCGATGGACTCCATACGGGAATCGGTGGACCTGTACAACTCGTGTGCCACGCCGGAATCGATGGCGGAAATGTTCGCACAGCTTGCCGACTCCTACCTGCAAGGAGGAGACCCCGTGCAAGCGGCGGCCGCGTATCAAAAAGCGGTGGCGTCTTACAATCTCGCCGGTCATGTGCGCGGGGCCGTGCGCGCGCAGGGGTTTGAAGCGTTTCATAAGGAAGGACGACTCCCTGAGGAAGTCCTGCCTTTTTTGCAACGAGAATTGGACGCTCTGCGTCACCCGCTGGAACAAGCGTTGCTCCATACCCGCATCGCCAAGATCCATCTCGATCTGCAAGACTTGCCGAACGCAAAACAAGCGTTGGAAAAAGCGGAGGTGTTGTCCGCCGATGCACCCGCTTCGGGAGAGCGTGCCTACACGCTTTTGATCAAAGCGATGTACTTATTGGAAGCGGGAGAGTACGAGTCCGCCTGTGACTGTGCATTCGCCGCGTCCGACATCTACGTGACCCTGCCCTACTACCACACCAACCTCAAAGAATCGCTTCGCATCGGCAAGGAAGCCGTCCTCCGCCTGCGCAAAGGGGATGGAGGCCTCTCATGA
- a CDS encoding ABC transporter permease, whose protein sequence is MNKSLWFGLMGSILLLLTIVFGPTVAPFTMDEVHPFKKIPQADGSIKIEAAPQAADTLNKLGTDQNGRDILSKLLRGARVTITFAVGVALVRTLIGLPLAYLGASFPRTVGWLNEKLSMAFTTVPSVLIVFLVVIVFIFTDAIKPIQILFLMSVLIALVGLFPTAYVIQGKMEALMKSPFMEGQKAIGTGRWRVLRKHLLPHLSTFLMVLLVSEIAQTLWLAGQLGVLSVFLGGSMLEQGSPVAMRYPEEWAGSIGYSINAFRSYPMVVLWPVFALSFAILSFNLLADGIRKHHERKWGISL, encoded by the coding sequence ATGAACAAATCGTTGTGGTTCGGGCTGATGGGTTCCATATTGCTCTTGCTCACCATCGTGTTCGGGCCCACGGTCGCGCCGTTCACGATGGATGAAGTTCATCCTTTCAAAAAAATCCCGCAAGCGGACGGTTCGATTAAGATAGAAGCCGCCCCGCAAGCGGCCGACACTCTCAACAAACTCGGCACCGACCAAAACGGGCGGGACATCCTCTCGAAACTGCTGCGCGGGGCGCGGGTTACGATCACGTTCGCCGTGGGCGTGGCCTTGGTTCGGACGTTGATCGGTCTGCCCTTGGCGTACTTGGGGGCGTCGTTCCCGCGGACGGTCGGGTGGTTGAATGAGAAGCTGAGTATGGCGTTTACGACGGTGCCTTCGGTGTTGATCGTATTCTTGGTTGTCATCGTGTTCATTTTCACGGACGCGATCAAGCCGATTCAGATTCTGTTCCTGATGAGCGTGCTGATTGCGCTGGTCGGACTGTTCCCGACGGCGTATGTGATTCAGGGCAAGATGGAAGCGCTGATGAAGAGCCCGTTTATGGAAGGGCAGAAAGCGATCGGCACGGGGCGTTGGCGCGTGTTGCGCAAACATCTCTTGCCGCACTTGTCCACGTTCCTCATGGTGCTGCTGGTCAGCGAAATTGCGCAGACGCTCTGGTTGGCGGGGCAACTCGGCGTGTTGTCGGTGTTCCTCGGCGGCTCGATGCTTGAGCAGGGTTCGCCGGTTGCGATGCGCTATCCGGAGGAATGGGCGGGGTCGATCGGGTATTCGATTAACGCGTTCCGCTCGTACCCGATGGTGGTGCTCTGGCCGGTGTTTGCGTTGTCGTTTGCGATCTTGTCGTTCAATTTGCTGGCGGACGGGATTCGCAAACATCATGAGCGCAAGTGGGG
- a CDS encoding oligopeptide/dipeptide ABC transporter ATP-binding protein, whose product MSELLEVRDLTVAFQSKDKKGTPVPALDRVSISIRRGETLGLVGESGCGKTLSSLAVMGLLPESARVQEGRLLFDGDDLLTLKDAERNKVRGVRIGMIFQDPMTSLSPYYTVGNQLMEGLRYHLGMSKKQAKERAIDLLKKVGIPGPENVFHEYPAQLSGGMRQRVMIAIAISCEPDLLIADEPTTALDVTTQAQILDLLAELQAENGMSLILISHDLGVIAQMCQKVVVMYAGQVIEQSQAKTLFADPSHPYTKALLAATPRLSVKQERFTQIPGSVPSPSEWGAGCRFRGRCEHATSECGEMPSLTRLDGGRLVRCWYAEPQKSVVKEVRA is encoded by the coding sequence GTGAGTGAGCTGCTGGAAGTGCGCGACTTGACGGTGGCGTTCCAAAGCAAGGACAAAAAAGGAACGCCCGTTCCGGCGCTGGATCGGGTGTCGATCTCGATTCGTCGCGGTGAAACGCTCGGTCTCGTCGGAGAATCGGGCTGCGGCAAGACGTTGTCGTCGCTTGCGGTAATGGGTCTGCTGCCCGAATCGGCTCGCGTGCAAGAGGGGCGGTTGCTGTTTGACGGCGACGACCTGTTGACGCTCAAAGACGCGGAACGAAACAAGGTGCGCGGCGTGCGCATCGGGATGATTTTTCAAGACCCGATGACGTCGCTGTCTCCGTACTATACGGTGGGCAACCAGTTGATGGAGGGCCTGCGCTACCATCTGGGCATGTCCAAGAAACAAGCGAAGGAACGCGCCATCGATTTATTGAAAAAAGTCGGCATCCCAGGACCTGAGAACGTCTTTCACGAATACCCGGCGCAGTTGTCGGGCGGGATGCGTCAACGCGTGATGATCGCCATCGCGATTTCGTGCGAGCCGGACCTGTTGATCGCAGACGAGCCGACGACGGCGCTCGATGTGACGACGCAAGCGCAGATTCTCGATCTGCTGGCGGAGTTGCAAGCGGAGAACGGCATGTCGCTGATCTTGATCTCGCACGACCTCGGGGTCATCGCCCAGATGTGCCAGAAAGTGGTCGTGATGTATGCGGGGCAAGTGATTGAGCAGTCGCAAGCCAAGACGCTTTTTGCCGACCCGTCACATCCGTATACGAAAGCGTTGCTTGCCGCCACGCCGCGACTGTCGGTGAAACAGGAGCGTTTTACACAAATCCCGGGGTCGGTGCCTTCTCCAAGCGAATGGGGCGCAGGTTGCCGTTTCCGTGGGCGTTGTGAGCATGCGACGTCCGAATGCGGCGAGATGCCGAGTTTGACGCGCTTGGACGGCGGACGTCTCGTGCGTTGCTGGTACGCCGAACCGCAGAAGTCTGTGGTCAAGGAGGTGCGCGCATGA
- a CDS encoding ABC transporter permease subunit: MSVLRSISSVVLRNLVGFVAVSLIIILITFLPLAIKVTPHAIQQDFMTTNWTLYFKSVWSFFVNIAHGDFGELRVKMTWIRGYMTPELNAQILSYVADMAARSAKILMTAVLLGSASGILLGAVQFFLPKWAKNVIGGVNQAVFALPDLLLILLLQLLVLKLNILWGSYIIGVADFGANKIFALPMLSLLVPVSAMVYRYMVNACREALSQECVRTARAKGLPEYRVFIKYVMRPALDSILAVLPKVVAFAASGLVIVERLLNIKGVTWWFQARADIPALTKLLATILMCLAAFVLIVNLISSLLRLWVNPALRK; encoded by the coding sequence ATGAGTGTCCTCCGCAGCATTTCGAGCGTGGTTCTGCGCAATTTGGTAGGGTTTGTGGCGGTTTCGCTGATCATCATCCTCATCACGTTTTTGCCGCTTGCCATCAAAGTGACGCCGCACGCCATCCAGCAAGATTTCATGACGACGAACTGGACGCTGTATTTCAAATCGGTGTGGTCGTTTTTCGTCAACATCGCACACGGGGACTTCGGCGAACTGCGGGTCAAGATGACGTGGATTCGCGGCTACATGACGCCGGAGCTCAACGCACAGATTCTCTCCTACGTCGCCGACATGGCGGCTCGTTCTGCCAAAATTCTCATGACGGCGGTGCTGCTCGGTTCGGCGAGCGGGATCTTGCTCGGGGCGGTGCAGTTTTTCCTGCCGAAGTGGGCGAAGAACGTCATCGGCGGAGTAAACCAAGCGGTATTTGCACTGCCGGACTTGCTGTTGATCTTGCTCTTGCAACTGCTGGTTTTGAAACTCAACATCCTCTGGGGCTCGTACATCATCGGGGTTGCCGACTTTGGAGCGAACAAAATCTTCGCCCTGCCGATGCTTTCCTTGCTGGTGCCGGTCTCGGCGATGGTCTACCGCTACATGGTCAATGCCTGTCGAGAAGCGCTGTCCCAAGAATGCGTGCGCACGGCGAGAGCAAAAGGGCTGCCGGAATACCGGGTCTTCATCAAATATGTCATGCGTCCGGCGCTCGATTCGATTCTCGCAGTGTTGCCCAAAGTCGTGGCGTTTGCGGCGTCGGGCCTCGTCATCGTGGAACGCTTGTTGAACATCAAAGGGGTGACGTGGTGGTTCCAAGCGCGGGCCGACATTCCGGCGCTGACGAAATTGCTGGCGACGATCTTGATGTGTCTCGCCGCGTTCGTGTTGATCGTCAACCTGATCTCGTCGCTTCTGCGCCTGTGGGTCAACCCGGCGCTGCGCAAATAG